From Rhodovastum atsumiense, a single genomic window includes:
- a CDS encoding acetyl-CoA C-acetyltransferase: MTDIVIASAARTPVGSFNGAFATLPAHALGSIAVKAAIERAGIHPGEVDEVILGQILAAGAGQNPARQASVAAGIPVERTAFGINQLCGSGLRAVALAAQQIATGDASIIVAGGQESMTQAPHCAQMRVGTKMGDLALMDTMLKDGLFDAFQGYHMGTTAENVATKYQLTRAEQDQFAADSQRKADEAIKAGRFRDEIVPVTVKGRKGDVVVDTDEYPRPETTLEVLQKLRPAFSKDGTVTAGNASGINDGAAAVVVMSAEEARRRGIEPLAHIVSWATAGVDPSIMGTGPIPSSRKALQKAGWDVGSLDLIEANEAFAAQACAVNKELGWDTGKVNVNGGAIALGHPIGASGARVLTTLLHEMRRRDAKRGLATLCIGGGMGIAMCLERRAA, encoded by the coding sequence ATGACCGACATCGTCATCGCCTCCGCCGCCCGCACCCCGGTCGGCAGCTTCAACGGCGCCTTCGCCACCCTTCCTGCCCATGCGCTCGGCAGCATCGCCGTGAAGGCCGCCATCGAACGCGCCGGCATCCATCCCGGTGAAGTGGACGAGGTCATCCTCGGCCAGATCCTCGCCGCGGGGGCGGGCCAGAACCCGGCCCGCCAGGCTTCGGTCGCCGCGGGCATCCCCGTCGAGCGCACCGCCTTCGGCATCAACCAGCTCTGCGGCTCCGGCCTGCGCGCGGTTGCCCTCGCCGCCCAGCAGATCGCCACCGGTGATGCCAGCATCATCGTCGCCGGCGGCCAGGAGAGCATGACCCAGGCGCCGCATTGCGCACAGATGCGCGTCGGCACCAAGATGGGTGACCTCGCCCTGATGGACACGATGCTGAAGGACGGCCTGTTCGATGCCTTCCAAGGCTACCACATGGGCACGACCGCCGAGAACGTCGCCACCAAGTACCAGCTCACCCGCGCCGAGCAGGACCAGTTCGCCGCCGACAGCCAGCGCAAGGCCGACGAGGCGATCAAGGCCGGCCGCTTCCGTGACGAAATCGTCCCGGTCACGGTAAAGGGCCGCAAAGGCGACGTGGTGGTCGACACCGACGAATACCCCAGGCCCGAAACCACGCTCGAGGTGCTGCAGAAACTGCGTCCGGCCTTCAGCAAGGACGGCACCGTCACCGCGGGCAATGCCAGCGGCATCAACGACGGCGCCGCGGCGGTCGTGGTCATGAGCGCCGAGGAAGCGCGCCGGCGCGGCATCGAGCCGCTCGCGCACATCGTCTCCTGGGCGACCGCGGGCGTCGATCCCTCGATCATGGGCACCGGGCCGATCCCCTCCAGCCGCAAGGCGCTGCAGAAGGCCGGATGGGATGTCGGCTCGCTCGATCTCATCGAGGCCAACGAGGCATTTGCCGCCCAGGCCTGCGCGGTGAACAAGGAGCTCGGCTGGGACACCGGCAAGGTGAATGTCAATGGCGGCGCCATCGCGCTCGGCCATCCCATCGGGGCTTCGGGGGCGCGCGTGCTGACGACCCTGTTGCATGAAATGCGGCGGCGCGATGCAAAACGTGGCCTGGCGACGCTGTGCATCGGCGGAGGCATGGGGATTGCCATGTGTCTGGAACGGCGCGCCGCGTGA